The Streptomyces sp. NBC_01591 genome window below encodes:
- a CDS encoding IS110 family transposase, with the protein MILLGVDPHKSTHTATAVEPVSNQQVGSMRIEASLADYRRLLAWAKRWPQRKWAVENANGLGRHLAQWLIARGESVVDVPAAATSRVRELSRGGRRKNDQIDAAAAATVAYLQGEGRDLAPEDHTTALALLDERRVNLAQARVRTVNQLHALLRDLLPGGAPPQLSADLAAKLLRSVRPAGDIETVRKDIAWDLVAEIRKLDKQLTDNAARMQSLVEASSSTLMDTPGIGPVMAARLIGRTGRAHRFSTSAAFANYAGAAPVEIASADKARHRLSRSGDRQLNSVLHTIAVVQIRMPKSPGHAYYQRKLSEGKTPKEAKRCLKRRLADHVWRVMIADERKAKPLPIQGT; encoded by the coding sequence GTGATACTGCTCGGTGTCGACCCACACAAGTCCACCCACACCGCCACCGCCGTCGAGCCGGTCTCGAACCAGCAGGTCGGGTCGATGCGGATCGAGGCCAGTCTGGCGGACTACCGGCGGCTGCTGGCCTGGGCCAAGCGGTGGCCACAGCGGAAGTGGGCTGTGGAGAACGCCAACGGCCTGGGCCGGCATCTCGCCCAGTGGCTCATCGCCCGCGGTGAGAGCGTCGTCGACGTGCCTGCCGCGGCGACCAGCCGGGTGCGCGAACTTTCCCGCGGTGGACGGCGTAAGAACGACCAGATAGACGCAGCGGCCGCAGCCACCGTTGCTTATCTGCAGGGAGAAGGGCGGGATCTCGCGCCCGAGGATCACACCACGGCGCTGGCCCTCCTGGACGAACGGCGTGTGAACCTGGCCCAGGCCCGGGTGCGCACGGTCAACCAGCTCCACGCGCTGCTGCGTGACCTGCTGCCCGGCGGCGCCCCGCCACAGCTGTCCGCGGACCTGGCCGCCAAACTGCTGCGATCCGTCCGCCCCGCCGGCGATATCGAGACCGTCCGGAAGGACATCGCCTGGGACCTGGTCGCCGAGATCCGGAAACTGGACAAGCAGCTCACGGACAACGCTGCCCGGATGCAGAGCCTGGTAGAGGCATCGAGCAGCACGCTGATGGACACCCCGGGCATCGGGCCGGTCATGGCCGCTCGGCTGATCGGCCGCACCGGACGGGCTCACCGCTTCTCCACCTCGGCGGCATTCGCGAACTATGCCGGTGCCGCCCCGGTGGAGATCGCCAGCGCGGACAAAGCCCGCCACCGGCTCTCCCGCTCCGGCGACCGCCAGCTCAACTCCGTCCTCCACACCATCGCGGTCGTGCAGATACGGATGCCGAAATCACCCGGACACGCCTACTACCAGCGCAAACTCTCCGAGGGTAAGACGCCGAAGGAAGCGAAGCGGTGCCTGAAACGCCGCCTGGCCGACCACGTGTGGCGCGTCATGATCGCCGATGAGCGAAAAGCCAAGCCGCTCCCTATCCAAGGGACTTGA
- a CDS encoding serine hydrolase domain-containing protein, translating to MAQERGFSGTVRVTRHGEPVFTRAFGMASRRWSIPNTCDTRFRVASVSKMFTAVAVLQLVERKQVCLDDALVGFVKEHMPQLDPRVTVHHALTMTAGIGDWFEEGSDDWEAEWAALTSSHPLYLLRSNKDYLSLFAGKQPHFPPGERHLYNGAGYILLGLLIESVTGRSFEEVIADDVFARAGMSAAGFPALDDLGPDIAEGYLTTAGSPTPYRTNHYATTPGAAADGGATCSAADLTAFAHALRHGRLLNEETTRLALTPQVDEREEKVRGYQWMYGFGLTHILDDEGTIVRWGHTGEEDGASARLYHYPQQGLDVAVLGNISWCAGDMGWAIHDALVGN from the coding sequence GTGGCGCAGGAAAGGGGGTTCTCCGGCACGGTCCGGGTCACGCGTCACGGGGAGCCGGTATTCACCCGCGCGTTCGGGATGGCGTCACGGCGGTGGTCCATACCGAACACGTGCGACACGCGATTCCGGGTGGCGTCGGTGTCCAAGATGTTCACAGCGGTGGCCGTCCTGCAGCTCGTCGAGCGGAAGCAGGTCTGCCTCGACGACGCGCTGGTGGGCTTCGTGAAAGAGCACATGCCCCAGCTCGATCCGCGTGTCACGGTCCACCACGCCCTGACGATGACGGCGGGCATCGGCGACTGGTTCGAGGAGGGCAGCGACGACTGGGAGGCCGAATGGGCCGCCCTGACCTCCTCCCACCCGCTCTACCTGCTGCGGAGCAACAAGGACTACCTGTCGCTGTTCGCCGGTAAGCAGCCCCACTTCCCTCCCGGGGAGCGTCATCTGTACAACGGCGCCGGCTACATCCTGCTCGGCCTGCTCATCGAATCGGTGACCGGCCGCTCCTTCGAGGAGGTCATCGCCGACGATGTATTCGCCCGTGCCGGAATGAGCGCGGCAGGATTCCCGGCCCTGGACGACCTGGGGCCGGACATTGCCGAGGGATACCTCACCACCGCCGGCAGCCCCACCCCGTACCGGACCAATCACTACGCGACCACCCCCGGGGCCGCCGCCGACGGAGGGGCTACCTGTAGCGCCGCCGATCTGACGGCCTTCGCCCACGCACTGCGCCACGGGCGGCTGCTGAACGAGGAGACCACGCGCCTGGCTCTGACCCCGCAGGTCGACGAGCGTGAGGAGAAGGTCCGCGGCTACCAGTGGATGTACGGCTTCGGCCTCACCCACATCCTCGACGACGAAGGAACCATCGTCCGCTGGGGCCACACGGGCGAGGAGGACGGGGCCAGCGCCCGCCTCTATCACTACCCGCAGCAGGGCCTGGACGTCGCAGTCCTCGGCAACATCAGCTGGTGCGCCGGCGACATGGGGTGGGCCATCCACGACGCCCTGGTCGGCAACTGA